The genomic stretch TAAATAATTACTTTAATGTTAAATGTAATAATTAAAACCCAGAACCTCAATCAAATGATTGTAAAAATACTTATATACACCAATAGGATGTATATAtaagatggggaaggggagaaaaaagcatTTATACAAAAGGCCAAGAAAAGTTTTAAGACTGAGGATCATTTTTCAGAATACCTCAGTGGAATTGTTGAGTTTCTGCCACTAGACTCAAACACATAGCAGATAGAAACAAATTCACTTCAAGGCTGCTTCCTGACGTGGCAAATTTCAGAGGGGAGATGTCTAATACAGGCAAGCCACAAACTTTCTGCCCGAATGGGAGGCCAGAGCAACATCAACAGTTACATCAGGATTGTAACACTGGGACAGAGTACTTCCTGCTATGACTGATACACCCCTACTGGTTGGTAGAGGGTCTTACGATGGTAGGGCACTGAATTTTTTATTCCaaagtagagctggctgaaaaatggaaacatttcacaaaCTATTTGGGTaacaatttcaaaaacattttcaaaaaaatattaaaatgttatgaacaatgcaacaaaaaatggaaaaagtcaatttttttgtgaaacaatgtatttgttgtttttttttgttttttttacacaaaGACCATTTTTCCAttctaaaattttatttaaaagtttttgaCTGGCTTTATACAGAAGACACAGGATCAGATTAGGCAAATATCAAATCACCTTAGTGAAGAGGTCAGTAGGTAAATATCTGTATTTTAAGCCTTGTAGATAACTTGCTCTTTGCCTCTCACCCTCCATATATCCCCTTTGGATTATCAAAGGCCACCAAAAAGAATATTCAAGTCAAATTGTATAaggccctgtgatggggtgtgaaCCCCACGTTGGCCCTGAATGgattaatgtgggcctgagaggTGAGTTATATTACCTTGGTGAACCTGGAGGGAGAGCCAGGTGTGGCTGATCATGAAGTCCAGTTGGGTAAGAGCAGGTTGGTTAGGATAAAGAAAGGAAGCAACCTACAGAGCGAATGTTTATAATCATTTTAGGGGAttaaggaggtgggggaggtagaGGTTAGGCAGGAGAATAATCCAAGCCCTAGTACCCTAATGAGAATAGAGGAGGCTGGTAAGCAGCTAGGGAGAAGGGAGccatggagaggagaggagacgAGACGAGACGAGACTAGACTAGGGGTGTGCCCTGAAAGATAGGAGGGTTTTGGAGTCAGACTGTCGGGGAGAGGAGAGAGTGCTTTGGATGGGGCTCTGTGGAGGAACAGAGTAAGGGCCTTAAAAGGCCAAGCCTGAGAGAGGCTGGCTAGGAAGGAGTAGAACTGAACCACTGGCTAAAGCAGGGTTAGATAACCTTTTTTCTATCACTGGGCCATTgactcacagaaaaaaaatcaattgtggGCTACATATAGCCCTGTGGGAGGGGGTGCCAAAGCTTCCCACCCCTGGTGGGGTGAGCAGGCACTCATGGGGGGGTGGTACTGAGACTTGGGGCTTCTAGCCTGTGGTGCTGAGACTTGCCATGGGCcagatgaaattaaacaaagagctggatctggcccatgggctgtaggttccccacccctgggctaaaggttcctgggctgggacctggtgtaGTGGAagggcccaggctccccatcAGCCACTGGTAAGGTGTCATGAGCCCAGAGAAGGGGACAAGGACACTGGAAAACTCTGAGGTAAGGATGTGAGGACCAGAGGCCTCATGTTGGAGGCCCAAAGATCCTTTGGTGAGGATGTTGGGCtttctgttaccctggaaggggtggactaaAGTGTGACCTGGCAAGAAGGCCAAGTTATGGGAAGATAGATTGCTGTGGTGATGGAGTGACTGTCAGCAAGGGGTGCCATTTGGGGGAGATCTGCTATGCATGTCTGATCTGGAGAAGGTACTCGTTGCTGCAGTGGTCAGCCTATTTTTACATGGCTATCTGCTCCTTGTAGTCTTTGGTATGGTAGTATCTCCACATGACAGGCTCTGGGTAGAGAGAACAAGAATAGTATGATTATTGTAATGGAAAACAAATTTGTGTGCAGAATGAAGAGACAATGCTGGAGAAGGCCTCTGAAAAGGAAGCTTCTGAAAATCAAACAGATGCTGAGAAATTGGACAAAAATTCAGATGTAGGCACCAGAATCCCTCTCACTAATGTTGTTGTTGATCTGAAAACTGGTAAGCCCAGAATGTGGGGAaatctcctctgtattttcatgGTACTTCTGAGGACTATTAGGTCTGCAGCCTATGAGATTTGGTGGGAGGTGCTCTGCACGCCAGGGGTTAAAGAGGGACATGTAATTCTCATTATCTGTAGAAACATGGAAATATCTCTCATTATAGAAAAGTCCAGTTCAATACCACAGCTATTCTTACTGTTGCTTTTCCCTTGAGCTCTCAGTCCCTGAGTCCATCCCTCAGCACCTAAGCTCACAGCCACCAGCCTGATGGGATTCCCTTCAAATCCTGTCATGCTGCTCTTTAACTGGTTGCTTAGGGTACTGTTGGGTGATGAAAGGCAGGGGGAGTCTCCATGGCACTCCTGTTGTTGCCATAGGAAACCAGCACTAGACATCTAACCCGGCCTGAGTCAATCTTGCCAATGCGAAGCATGGTCATCAGGACACAGACTGGCCTCTTCTTGCTGTTTTTGCTTGGGTCTGAATTCTCGCATACCAGCGCATCTGAGACTGTTGGCACTGAGATCAGAGGACAGTGAGCTAGACACAAATTTAAGGAAACGGTGTCACTACTTAATCAACTATAGTCAGGAAGTGTCAGAGTCAGCGGTGGTTTTCAGTGCTCAGCTCCTAGAAACTGTGGTATGGCTCATATTTATGTATGTTTTCATgtgcaaagggcctgattcttacaTATTCTGTACCCACTTTGCTGAGTAGAGCAGCCTCAATATAAATGAGATTTAGGTCTGAAAATGCCATTGCCTATTTATTTCTATCAGTTCTGGTACTGCACAGACTAACCTACTCGGTATAATTCCCCTTTAGATCTACCCAGGTTAGCAGTTTCTAAATCCCAAGGGCAGAGCACCCAAGTTAACACATACAGCTTacgaaagagagaggaaaaagtgtACGTTGAAATAAATGAACCACAAGATGATGATTACTTATGTAAGTCTCATGGTTTCTTTCTCTTTGAGCCCCTAATATTTTTCCTTATATGGCCCCCcgcactatagtatctgagcacctcaaaagtATTTAAGAATAGGAATAATCTGTATCTCTTTTAACCATGCAGGAGAAATAGCTGGAGGGCGGGTGGTTCAAGATATAAGTTTTGCATTTAATTCTGAAAGTCCTCCTTATCTCTTGTGGCACTGAGTTCCATAGTCTTGGCCTAGCTCCTGTGatagttctgtctcctgcactcatgaaACTCTCCTCTTGGTCAAGAGTTTCATTGTTCTGATGGAACGTAACTCTCCCATGGAGGGCTCTTAATATGAGGAGAGACCTGGAATTGGCCTCTCTATTCAATAAGGAGCCAGTGCAGAGAGCTAAGCATTGGGTGACATGTTCACAGCGACCTGCATAACTAAACAGGCTGCTGTGTCCACTTTCCACTGTGTGCTTGCTGGAAGCAATATACCACCTGACACACATTCTCTGAAAATGTGGCTCTGAAatgtgggaaaaacttcactcTCTTCAATTCAGCCAATGTGCAGCAGCTGGAGTGCAGCTAACTAGTATGTAACCCAGCCACCTGTGTGCACTAGGCTCTGTGAGATGGGGGTTAATGGTCTGGTATGCAGATAGGGGGGATGGAGCTGAGAAACTAACTGATGGAGTCAAtgttctgtttctcttccttctctagTTTGTGAGGATTGCCTGACGTTTTTCATTGACGAGTGTTCAGTTCATGGCCCTCCAGTTTTCATCAGAGACCCAATAGTAGAAACAGGACAGGAAAGGAGGGCAGCTCTCACTTTGCCCCCAGGGATGAGAATTGGGCTTTCAAGTATCCCACAGGCGGGGCTTGGAGTCTGGAATGAGGCAAACACCCTGCCGGTTGGGGTTCATTTTGGCCCATACGACGGAAGGGTAAcggaggaggaggtggcagccCACAATGGCTATTCTTGGCTGGTATGAATTGCTCATGACGCTTTTGTTTCTATTACAACACTGCTATGTTCTAGATCATCAAAGTgcaaaaggaagaagaggaagtatGCTCCTTGGCACTGAACTCTCACTCTGTTTTATTAATTCCTGTCTTATTAGTATGATGTTACATCAGCACTTCTCAGTGTCTGTCAGGGAGGTGCCATGAGGGGCTTGGGAAATGTAGCCATTAATATGTTTAGGCCTTTAACACATGGACCTTTCCTAGCAGGGTGCAGTTACTTTAACTTTCCTGATGCTGGTGGCAGGCTCAGCTTTCAAAGTTTATTGGGAGACACTGTTTGAAGGCCCAGGTTCTGATCTCAAGCTTTGTTTACACTACACACCtttttagtgacacagctgtgctgctacagccatgACACCAGAAGTTGCGTGTTGTAGCTGCTGTTGTCAGCTggaaagagctctcctgctgacaaagtgctgttcacaccccGCTTTtagtcggtaaaacttttgtcctTCGGGGGGGTGTTTTAACAAcgctgaatgacaaaagttttgctgacaaagttccaagtgtagacaaagcctcagttaCACTATGCAGCCTCCTTGAGTTCATTGGGATTGTCACTGTGAGCACTGTTTGGCCCTGTCTGGTCTGTGTGTATTCACACTTTCAGGATTTCTTCTGAACTGTGTTCTGGACACAATGAACCCAAAGCATGACACTTGTGtcatataaccgcatttgctccaacccctcagacagagacaaacacctacaagatctctatcatgcattcctacaactacaatacccacctgctgaagtgaagaaacagattgacagagccagaagagtacccagaagtcacctactacaggacaggcccaacaaagaaaacaacagaacgccactagccatcaccttcagcccccaactaaaacctctccaacgcatcatcaaggatctacaacctatcctgaaggacgagccatcactctctcagatcttgggagatagaccagtccttgcttacagacagccccccaatctgaagcaaatactcaccagcaaccacacaccacacaacagaaccactaacccaggaacctatccttgcaacaaagcccgttgccaactctgtccacatatctattcaggggataccatcatagggcctaatcacatcagccacactatcagaggctcgttcacctgcgcatctaccaatgtgatatatgccatcatgtgccagcaatgcccctctgccatgtacattggccaaactggacagtctctacgtaaaagaatgaatggacacaaatcagacgtcaagaattataacattcaaaaaccagttggagaacacttcaatctctctggtcactcgatcacagacctaagagtggctatacttcaacaaaaaagcttcaaaaacagactccaacgagagactgctgaattggaattaatttgcaaactggatacaattaacttaggcttgaatagagactgggaatggatgagtcattacacaaagtaaaactatttccccatggtatttctcccccccaccccaccccaccccccactgttcctctgatattcttgttaactgctggaattagcctacctgcttgtcaccatggaaggttttcctccttttccccccctgctgtgggtgatggcttatcttaagtgatcactctccttacagtgtgtatgataaacccattgtttcatgttctctgtgtgtgtatatcaatctcccctctgttttttccaccaaatgcatccgatgaagtgagctgtagctcacgaaagcttatgctctaataaatttgttagtctctaaggtgccacaagtactcctcttctttttgcgaatacagactaacacggctgctactctgaaacttgtgtcaCGGAGTCTccaggcaatgctctggaactactccatacgaagccagtcgggactctgggggagcctcctttctgtgagcagactgtctccagggcaaaaagcttacacagctttgaccttcctgggtctgacctcagagcattcagcatcccctgccccaccatgtgcttcccacagtgagtccgcacAGGTGGGGCTTCTGGGGAAGCCAGTGGGGCCTGCACTCCACCTCTGCAGTCatacgtgactctcagccagccaggaaaacagaaggtttattagacaacaggagcATGGTCTAAAacagcttgtaggtacagagaacaggacccctcagtcaggtctgtCTTGGGTGGCAGGGAGGTCAGAGCCctatctgggcctccctccatttccccagacaGCTCCAGACTGAaaactctccctcccctcctcttgcctttgtctctttcctgggccaggaggtcacctgatcttTGTTCTCTAaccccttcagttggcacctttgcagaggaggggcccaaaccatcagtggccaggagacagggtatcagccattctctgtgcagacagcatcacactggccctctaaggctctgcaacaatcacacacccttattccaCCACCTAGATaattaagaaatgcctaggggaaactgaggcacccacacaatATTccgagaaaacattaagaacattcccacttcgtcacaactTGTCACTTTATCATATTTTGTGTATGGAGAATGCCTTATTGATTCCTGTGTGTCTTGTTTGGTTCAACTCCAGATCACCAAGGGAAGAAACTGGTATGTATACATTGATGGAAAGGATGAAACGAATGCCAACTGGATGAGGTAAGTCCCTGTACTCCTATCCTCATCAGTACGATCATAGAATGTTAGCTCTGGGATGGTCAGTGTTTCAGGTGTATGAAGACACAAGATTCATTTTTACAGGCTGCGGCACACCCAATCCATCACTAAGCATGTAGTTATTTACCCAGTCCTGTTAGCATTCACAACATGATATTCTTAGCATTAAGATTGCAacacaaaccccaaaacaaagtGCCTGCCTGATTAGGGAGAGACACAGCATTAGCCCTCCAATACCCAGGCACAAAGAAGCATATTGAGGAAGCTTCATTCATCAGAATTTCCTTTCTATAAAAgttggagcaaaaaaaaaaaactgtacaaGTCATCTCACTTTCATAGACTTAGTGGGAGTGGATGAGGCTTCCAAAACACCTGATGTAGCTTTCAAATGTTACTGGCTAGGGTCTGAAATCTGGCATGGACCAATAACCTATTAATCCCATTAAGGAAAATACAGAAGTATTGTGGTTATTTCACTGTTTGATTGCCTAGCTTTCAGGTTGGCACTTCCCTGACTGAAGACCATTGTATTTAACAAATCACTTTCCTAACTGTGATTGTCCAGGTATGTTAATTGTGCTAGGGATGAGGAAGAGCAGAACCTTGTTGCTTTCCAGTATCGTGGGAAAATCTACTATAGAGTGTGCAGGGCCATCCTGCCCCACTGTGAGCTTCTGGTCTGGTATGGGGATGAATATGGCAAGGAGCTGGGCATCAAGTGGGGCACGAGATGGAAAAGCACAGCGCCACCCAAAGGTACCAGACTGCAGCCTTGCTCTAGCTACAAGCTTCCCTTGGCTTGTTTTGAGATGACACTATTTCTAATAACCAGGAACTTTCATTTTTTATCCTGACATCTCAGTCATGAATGCCCACGGGTAAAGGCTTATGCTAGAGAGCCTATCTCGAGTGCAGATGTGATGAGGGAAGCTGGTGAAAGGAGATGCTGCAGCTGCCACTAGTGGTCGGAATGAGTCTAATTATGGGAGCTTCCTGCTATCCCTAGAATAGGGGTTgtctattatatttttttttttgggtcaaGGTCCATGTTTCTTGGTCAAGGTGTAGCCaaagtccagactccagagaaacactTTTTTTCACATTGCAGTaacaataata from Dermochelys coriacea isolate rDerCor1 chromosome 24, rDerCor1.pri.v4, whole genome shotgun sequence encodes the following:
- the LOC119847738 gene encoding histone-lysine N-methyltransferase PRDM9-like isoform X2 codes for the protein MLEKGEHQKRGKSRKAGESSKVEHEFKELSIYFPKEQWAEMGDWEKTHYRNMKQNYEFMVELGLPTPKPAFMCCGRRPPNPIKYDSESDEDWTPKSLVKTFRPPRKSGSMKQEKKKRQNVSQNEETMLEKASEKEASENQTDAEKLDKNSDVGTRIPLTNVVVDLKTVCEDCLTFFIDECSVHGPPVFIRDPIVETGQERRAALTLPPGMRIGLSSIPQAGLGVWNEANTLPVGVHFGPYDGRVTEEEVAAHNGYSWLITKGRNWYVYIDGKDETNANWMRYVNCARDEEEQNLVAFQYRGKIYYRVCRAILPHCELLVWYGDEYGKELGIKWGTRWKSTAPPKVHGQDPHCHPWPRCRLAFSSKDYLSQHSKCKHLPTE
- the LOC119847738 gene encoding histone-lysine N-methyltransferase PRDM9-like isoform X1 — protein: MLEKGEHQKRGKSRKAGESSKVEHEFKELSIYFPKEQWAEMGDWEKTHYRNMKQNYEFMVELGLPTPKPAFMCCGRRPPNPIKYDSESDEDWTPKSLVKTFRPPRKSGSMKQEKKKRQNVSQNEETMLEKASEKEASENQTDAEKLDKNSDVGTRIPLTNVVVDLKTDLPRLAVSKSQGQSTQVNTYSLRKREEKVYVEINEPQDDDYLFCEDCLTFFIDECSVHGPPVFIRDPIVETGQERRAALTLPPGMRIGLSSIPQAGLGVWNEANTLPVGVHFGPYDGRVTEEEVAAHNGYSWLITKGRNWYVYIDGKDETNANWMRYVNCARDEEEQNLVAFQYRGKIYYRVCRAILPHCELLVWYGDEYGKELGIKWGTRWKSTAPPKVHGQDPHCHPWPRCRLAFSSKDYLSQHSKCKHLPTE